From the genome of Rhinoderma darwinii isolate aRhiDar2 chromosome 1, aRhiDar2.hap1, whole genome shotgun sequence:
agagggcactgtggcagcagctaccgtgggcactgtggcagcagctacggagggcactgtggcagcatctacagagggcactgtggcagcatctacagagggcactgtggcattatctacagagggcactctggcattatctacagagggcactgtggcagtatctacagagggcactgtggcagtatctacagagggcactgtggcagtatctatagagggacaACCGAGAAGCAATGAAGCACGGGGGATAACACACCCCAATGAATGATATTCAAATTATAAtagtcacgtattgtaaaagaatatatgggtctttattaataaataacaatacatggtatcacataaaatacaataaacatacagacaaacatatggagagcagcagcacggtAGACTGATAAGTATACCAAAGGGTTAAGCAAACCTGACCCAGCTCAGAGTCTACCATCCAAAGTCAAATCCCAAAATAAAAGATAAATAATAGATATGTGTTGTAGGAATGAATATATCAAGAGATGCTATGGAGACTGCATGATATGTACGGAACAATAATCTGCTATATAGCTCTGGAGATATGTAACAAAAAATGTGAAGAGAACCAAGCAGGAAAATGGCAGTAACAACAACATCAAATGATGTCCTAATATTAAAAGAGAACACACATACCTAGGGACATGATGGGAGAGAGCTGAGATGGAACACAGGAgcaaaaacgcctcgacgcgcgtttcgccacggactggcttcgtcaggaggctaacgaTATTAAAATAagggggactatataaagggtAGCTGGCACTAGTAATGATACACACCTGTGGATGCTGCGCAGATCGACGCTCACACCGCATGTTGCGAGACACCTCATCACCAAGGGCGCCAGAGTGTTGACCAACTCCAACCTGTTCCTCGTCATTTTCGAGAATTCCATGCCTGCGACCCCAGAGGCCTAAGAGTTCGGGGTATTGACAGGGTCCATTTGGGATGTAGGGGTGGTGACATCCGTAAGGCCCTcttgaaaaaagaaatgaagtggatcacacttttaaataccaccacaccttttggcctgaatgaggccactagcttcaaACCCTTTCTGTAACTGTCACCTTTTGCGCTAATTTTAATTTTTCTTCAttatttattctttatcaatAATGTTCTTTGGGGGGACTTTGTCTGTTtaattgttctaatttttgttttttatgttctaTGTCCATAGTTCTGCTGGCCTATTCTATTGTGATGTTCCTTTGGGCCGAATATCCAGTTcatgaatatattatatattatgaaTTTTCGAGCATCGGGGGATGATTTCTGCAATCAAGTTAGAATATATAGCTTCAATCTACTCTGCTGTATAGTTGTCTATACATATATTGTTTAGTTGCATATTCTCTTTCTATTTTTATTGTCATATTCCTATGCATTATCTCAATAAAGAAAGGGGAAagagaaatatattttttattttcataattCTTGTACTTtgtttacatattttttatttttcattgttaTACTTATTTACTAATTACTAATGATTTTTTCACTATTTACTATTCActtttattcattatttatatttttatttgatttatattttttatttcatgtcaCTACTATCCTTCGTATATATCTGTCATGTAGATGTCTTTACATGCATGTTATCTGAATGTTCATGCCTATTGTGATATCATTGTGTATTCTCTGTCCAAATTCCTTTTCACAATATACTTTCTCTGCACTATTTATTTAAAttgtacatatagatatatatttcttCAAACACTGACTGTGCTTTTGGTTGTTtagtatatacatatttattttcacTCACCTACTTATTTATGCAAACACCTTttattgtattaaattttttgttttacaaagaATTCATATAATAAAttcttacatttttatatttccacATTTATTTCAcgtattttttacttttcacgtTTTTCTaaccattatttattattatttgatagAGTGTATATAGGTATCATTTATAATGAAATCGTAGGCATTATTAATCAATAAATGTTGACACTGTAAAAAGACAAGGAAGgaatatattgtttatatatttatatctttcaTGTATATAACACATATCattattgtgttgttttttttgttttttgttttttttgctatcaTATTTAATTTGAGTCGCATATAGATCACTCATgtctatcattattattatttttaatacatcTTGCATAAATTGAACATCGATATCTGTCATCCGTATTATAGTTTGATCAAATCGTCCCCATTCGAGCTCTTTACCAATTTGAGCTGCTCGGCATATATCTTTCCTGCCCTCTGATTTCACCtagtgtttgtatgtatgtacgcTACTCCACGCATGCGCTGTGAGTATCTCATTCCATGGTGCCAACGTTGTTTGTTCGCATCACCTTGGTGATGTGCGCCCTGCGTCATTTGACGTAATGCGTCATCACCATGCGAACACTCTGGCGCCCTTGGTGATGAGGTGTCTCGCAACATGCGGTGTGAGCGTCGATCTGCGCAGCATCCACAGGTGTGTATCATTACTAGTGCCAGCTaccctttatatagtccccctTATTTTAATAtcgttagcctcctgacgaagccagtccgtggcgaaacgcgcgtcgaggcgtttttgcTCCTGTGTTCCATCTCAGCTCTCTCCCATCATGTCCCTAGGTATGTGTGTTCTCTTTTAATATTAGGACATCATTTGATGTTGTTGTTACTGCCATTTTCCTGCTTGGTTCTCTTCACATTTTTTGTTACATATCTCCAGAGCTATATAGCAGATTATTGTTCCGTACATATCATGCAGTCTCCATAGCATCTCTTGATATATTCATTCCTACAACACATATCTATTATTTATCTTTTATTTTGGGATTTGACTTTGGATGGTAGACTCTGAGCTGGGTCAGGTTTGCTTAACCCTTTGGTATACTTATCAGTCTaccgtgctgctgctctccatatgtttgtctgtatgtttattgtattttatgtgataccatgtattgttatttattaataaagacccatatattcttttacaatacgtgactaTTATAATTTGAATATCATTCATTGGGGTGTGTTATCCCCCGTGCTTCATTGCTTCTCGGTTGTCTCTATAGTTTCTTGGGGACCCCCCGCTTCCCTTTTTTAGAGGTTTTTTGTAGGTTTATtatagtatctatagagggctctgtggcacgatctaaaaaggggtaGCCTAATTTTGTCATATGTGTgcctgccaaatgctgccaaatgagttgccggactgcatttagcgacactaagggcacggccagacgtggcggaattgctgtggaattccgctgcggacagtccgcagtggaattctccagcggccgttttttacatttgtttcaataaatttttaggaaagttagttcagacgttgcggaaaacgccGCTGCGGACTAtacgctgcggtgcagaattttcccgccatagcatgcactgtctgttgcggagaagaagcagaatttcactgcggattttcgaaaaactgaaatctgtggcaagtccgctgtcttttctgcaacgtctgaattacctgtcaaatatgcaaatgttggcgcagattcgttgtgtaattgccccaaaactgcaccaacatttgcagcggaaaaactctgccacgtttggccgtgcccttaaactgtaaaactggattgttgaaataagtacGTGGAGAAAACgcacaaatttccgttaagtttaaacctagcgctattattatagtaatgtagtattgttatagtagttcaaataactaattaatgaattaacaataattttgtaatgtatcaaatttgaaagtaatgcggcccgtcaacttcacattttttctatatgtggcccacttacccgaccgagtttgagacccctgctgtagacaTTCATTAAAAAAGCAAGCTCCCCTTTTATAAAGTGATGATggctagatgatagatagatagatagatagatagatagatagatagatagatagatagatagatagatagatagatagatagatagatagatagatagatagatagatagatagatagatagatagatagatatagataaatagatagatagatatgagatagatagatagatagatagatagatagatagatagatagatagatagatagatagatagatagatagatagatagatagatagatagatagatagatagacagacagacagacagacagacagacagatagatagatagatagatagatagatagatagatagatagatagatagatagatagatagatagatagatagatagatagatagatatggtaaTAGTTGTATATTAATGTCAGCATAGTTAAGTTATCCATTAAAGTCAAAGAAATGACAGACGTTATTGAATTGGGTGAGAGTTTCAGGGACTACATGCTTGTGCCCATAATGCAGGAAAGTGATGCCAGCTCTTCGGAAGTTGAGGGTGCTGCAGACTAAGTTTTAGCAGAGCAGCAGTGCTGGACTACTAGAGGTCTGTGTGTGTGGAGACCCCTCTACTGATATGAGACAAGATGCCGCAGTTTCGaaaaaagggggagggggctTATTTGTATTCCACagcacgtacccggattcatgctGCTCGCAGCTGTAATGAGGCAATGGGGGAGGGGTGAGAGGTACAGTACACACAACTGGATGCACTactgctgtccatggtgctgaaggtCTGAGATTCTGCTGCAAGGTATGGTAAGTGTATGGCTTCAGGAAGGGGATGAAACGACTCTGAGAACACACTGTATGTGCTGTCATTGATCTCATGCCATGTGGAACCACTAGCATCGCGTTCCATTCACCTGAAGGTCACCTTGACTAGCGACGCTGTAATCTGCTTACCTGTCTACAGCTCATCACTTCTGTGACTAATCTCAATGGAGCCTAATATCACCGGAGGGAAAAAGTATTTATCCCTCAGCCCCGTGCTCTATGTTATTTATTAGAAATCATTACATTTGTGGTGGTTTTCTACCATCTGTATGTAAATACATCACTACAGTCGCCTTTCTCCAGCCCGACATGGCTGCTTACAGATAAAATAGATTGCACTCTGCACAGCAAATATACCATAGACATGGGGGTTCGTGTCCCTTTAATAATGTTGTCATGTGCTGCATCCGTTTTCTGTCCGTATTATTTAACCAATATccatttttgtattttcttttaaatttaaGGTCATTTTGTACTTTGCCCCTACAGATCTCAGAATGAGAATGCCACTTATCTTCATGATGACAAGGTAATAGTGGCTCATGGCTTGAGTAGGTCTGATGGACATGTAAGTAAATGACAGGTCAGATGTGCTTCTATGACCATGGTGCAGATCGTGCAGGTAGCAGTATTGGGGGCACCTGGAGTCGGGAAAACCTCCATCATCCGGCAGTTTGTAGCCCAGGAGTTCCTGGAGGAATATACTCCAACAGAGAGCAGGCAGTTGTACCGAGCCACTGCTGTTCTAAGTGAGAGGATGTATGAGCTCCTAATCCTGGATTTACCAAATCTGCCAAGATACCCAGGCTCTGCAGGACAGGTGAGACGTTGTCTGCCATACTcactaaagctgcccatacacaggGCATTGTTACTGACAATTTTAGAAAAATGTGATATTTTCCCATTATCTGATCACAAACATGGATACAGTTGTGTCATTAAGTATATGCTCTAATCCTgtcatttatcttttttttttttattattatttcttcttaTTACACTGTTTCAACAACCACTGCCAATAATGGACATTTGCATTGATAACATCTGtctttaaaggccatgtacacctttgaaaccgtttttttggggttttttttaataaaaaaatgtctgtcagtatgattggtgcaactttgtcattacattctattaaaaattatttttactttttgagatacatctgatttgtatcctgtatactgagcagTTGTATCATgtgctgagacctgtatccgtcaggtcagcggagtcctgcgtgtctctgacaagcaggatcaACCTTTAATCGATCCCATCTAAGGTAGGAACttcgatgtgatagattacaggtggatcctgcgtgtcagagacatgcaggacccgctgacactgaacccgtcagtcctgcagaaCTGACGAATACAGGATTCACTGCAAGAGCAGCTGTgctctttatacaggatacaaagcagctgtatctgaaaaagtaaaaatattttttaagaaaatgtaattacaaagttgcaacaATCATACTGACAACGTTTTCAAAGGTGAACATATCCTTTAATGACCAtttcaaaataatttgtaaatatgCTGGACAATATATTTAATACATATCTACCGTTTTGGTTTAAAGTAATTCATTGCATCATTAAAACTTGTCCAATGCCTaggtataaggccctgttcacacagagttttttgacgagttttttgacgcggaaaccgcgccaaaaaactcctcaaaaaccgcccgaaaatgcctcccattgatttcaatgggagttggatgagttttttttaccgcgagtgaaAAAAACGTGTcgcagtaaaaagaagcgtcatgacccatcttgaggtggtttccgcctccaaaacccaatttcaatcagtcagaaagaggaaaaacaaaccttgacgagtgttttgacgagtttttgtcaaaccactgtgcaaaaacctactggagcagtttttgcaggaggaattttcctcctgcaaaaaaaatctgtgtgaacacagccttaggctgggttcacacgagcacattaacgtccgtaatggacggacgtatttcggccggaagtcccgaaccgaactcagtgcagggagccgggctcctagcatcatagttatgtgcgatgttaggagtccctgcctctccgtggaactactgtcccgtactgaaaacatgattacagtacgggacagttgtcctgcagagaggcagggactcctagcatcgtacataactatgatgctaggagcccggctccctgcactgagtttggttcgggacttccggccgaaatacgtccgtccattacggacgttaatgtgctcgtgtgaatccagccttagagaagTTCATTGGGGGATCATGGCCAATCCTCAAATATATCTGCAAATTCCGTCACAAACAGTAGTATATGTTAAGAAATTTGATGTATGCGGCCAGTTAACAGTATTAGGTTATgagcaaagtgtatgagatttgaagaaatctcatccacaggctgtggggaaaaaaatggagaaaattttcataaattgatctgcggtgcagattttaaattcgCAACATGTCCATTTATGTTGTGGTGtcgctgcagatttgttgcaaatatactccattgagatcaatgggaaagTGAAATTTCACAACAAATGCGAATAGTTGCGCGAATAGTTGCGGAATTTGCTGCAAATACGCTGCATTTTCACAGCAAATTCTGAAAGTCCCGAAAAGAAAAATGATATTTTCaaagtttaaaacaaaaaaaaagactatGCTCATCTCATTATGACACTCCCATGGCAACGCGCCCCTGCTCTTCCAGCTGGTCTGTCCACAGATGACCTCCTGTGATGacttttcatcacatgtgaccgctgcagccaattacaggctgcggtcacatgtgatgacaCGTCATCACAAGAGGCAGGCTGTACATAGACCAACCGAGTAGGCACGGACGCGTCGCTATGAAAGCGTCAAGAGGGCCAAGTAAAGTCGATCCAGCCAAATATCCGCACCCCATTTTCTGCGAATATCTGACCAGATTTCCCTGCGGGTTCTGGGTTTTATAAACGCTGTAGACTCTTCCGCACTGTATGCGAcccatgtgaataaagcctacggTCTCATGCGTGTGAGTCGATCCTCCGCTCGTGACATGCTCCATCACATACCGTATTACGGTCTCGTACAGAGCACCATATAGTGGTACACAGAGTGCATATGGCTCCATACTACAGACCTATAGAGACATGGCTTTGCAATGTGCATGAGCAATAAAgggaacaataattttttttgaaaGATAGAAATTTTTATAGTGAATCATAACATCCGCTTACAATTTGAGAGCATAAGGTTGAGCAGTCTCTGAAATTATTACACATTTATGTTCAGTGTGGGAACTGGAAAAGCTGTGTGGAAAGATTTGACTGTGAATGGATTTTAATGCCGCATGGAAATACAAATAACTTGCTGTCACTACAACTTACCATGGAAGAGCAAAATACTTATAGCTCTAATAtttatttttccttctttttattttttcccaggAGTGGTTGGATCCGCAGTTTTGGGGTCTCCGGAACACCAGAGTCTTCATTCTGGTCTTTGATATCTGTAGCCCAGAGAGTTTCCACCATGTGAAGCAGTTAAGGCAGCAAATTATAGACAGGTCAGAATCTGACTACAAATCCTAATActattagggacatttatgacaaattgtaCTAAGGGAAAATATACTTATAAATTAGGAAACTGCATATCGCTTCATATACTTCTATAATTGGAATCTATTACGCGATACGTCAACCTATGTCTGCTGACAGACTGATAAGGAAACCACAGGGAATCATATCTTTCCTGCTCATAAAGGCTGCAAGTACAATAAGGCCAATTTCATACGGGGCAGTTTGATGAAATTTTAATGCattgttttaggccccattcacacagccatgcccataatcacggcccgcaattgcgggcacggccgtctACCGACGGGCgcccgcatttttgggccgtgctcccttacaaagtatgggagcacaacctgtaaaacatgaaaaaacggacatgctccataattcccggcacagttctacagcacggactGCCATCCatagaaaggtgtccgcggccaatagaactgaatgggtccgtaaaaccgcggaccgtaTTACGAATCCATTAGatgtttgattggtgggtgtcggTCCTCCGGACTCCTGCGATCGCTGTgttcccttcattgtttacatcgcCACAGCAACTTGTCCGTACAGGGGGTGCATCTGGTACTGCAACTCGTCCCATTCACTTGGCTGGGGAAGTTGTATTACATGgtacccattcaaattaattacATGCTCTTGCCAATTACGTTAGAGTGTGAGCCACAGGAGCACACGGAAAGGAGCTGTTCAAATGGGGCAACCCCTTCAATTCATGCTTCTCCACAATGTTATGTGGCAGAAGGGAAGCAACAATGGCATGTCATGCTCAGAGCTAGAATTGCTGCCTTTTGTAGTCCGGCCCCGCTTCTCTCTTGACGAAAGGATGAGCCTGTGCTATAGTATTAGAAACCCcattgtcttgcgagtccctacactggCATTACAAGCAAATCACAGAAAATGGGATCAAATTGAcataaaatgacagaaaaaggcCATGCACACTCTCAGGTACCTTTTTTCCTTAACCTAGTAGATATTGCCCTGCCCCTGATCTTGGGGTCTTTACTGCTGTGTGTGGGCCTTAAAGACTATTGACAACTTTgggccccttttttattttttactgaaatgtatgtatttttgcatacaaattacttttgtaatatacttttattaaaaatgttgctcTGTTACATAGAAGCAGAACGCCTTGATCAGCCGAATCCATCAGAGAGCTGGTCTGACAGCTCGGCTGACAGCGACTCATTTTGTGCCTCTGACACCTCATcaaagccttagggcttattcagacaaacgttgcgtttttgcgcgcgcaaaaaacgcggcgttttgcacgcgcaaataccacttgacagctccgtgtgtcatccgtgtatgatgcgcggctgcgtgattttcacgcagccgccatcatagagatgagtctagtcgacgtcagtcactgtccagggtgctgaaagagttaactgatcggcaattaactctttcagcaccctcgacagtgaatgccgatcacaatatcgagaaacctgttaaaaaaaaagaaaaagttcgtacttaccgagaacttccctcccggccgttgtcttggtgacgcgtccttggtgacgggcctctcttgacatctggccccacctccctggatgacgccgcagtccatgtgactgctgcagcctgtgcttggcctgtgattggctggagctgtcacttggactgaattgtcatcccgggaggtcagactggaggaagaagccgggagttatcggtaagtcagaacttctttttttttttacacgttcatgtatattgggatcggaagtcactgtccagggtgctgaaacagtttaactctttcagcaccctggacagtgactatctcctgacgtcgcgtaccggaattttttttgccgggttcggccaaaacgagttcggccgaacccggtgaagttcggttcggttgtccgggttcgctcatctcaaagacactccgttttggatgtttgtaaacagaaaagcacgtggtgcttttctgtttacattcatccttttgacagctggtgcgcgaaacaggcagttcgcacggaagtgcttccgtgcgacctgcgtggttttcacgcacccattgactttaatgggtgcgtgatgcgcgaaatacgcggagatattgaccatgtcgcgctttttgcccaGCGGACAAGCGCTACGCAAAAAgcatggactgtctgtactgccccatagacttgtattggtctgtgcgtggcgcgtgaaaaccacgcggcccgcacggacccaatacacattcgtgtgaatccacccttatacTGATAAAATAAAAGTTGATAATTTTGGATTTTTATTAGGGTATTAGATATCAGTATTAGGGTAAGATTACATTGGATTACATCAATAATTCATCAA
Proteins encoded in this window:
- the RASL10A gene encoding ras-like protein family member 10A, producing MTMVQIVQVAVLGAPGVGKTSIIRQFVAQEFLEEYTPTESRQLYRATAVLSERMYELLILDLPNLPRYPGSAGQEWLDPQFWGLRNTRVFILVFDICSPESFHHVKQLRQQIIDSTSKPPLIVMVGNKRDQQKHRFAPRHVLSILVKKSWKCGYLECSARNNWHILLLFKELLISTTTRSRSHTPSICLQAALHRERCSVM